The Cylindrospermum stagnale PCC 7417 genome segment AGCTTTGCCGATGGCAGCAAAATTTCTTTTGAACAAGCGATCGTCGCTAATGGCACAGGCATGAAGGTAGCCAAGCGCGGGATGTTGGGATACGAATACACAGGTCATATCGATGAAATGACCAAAATGTATGATGTTGAACAACTCCAGCAACTAGGTGGTATTGTCGATTACGTCGTTGGCACCAAACCAGGCCCAGGAGTATTTGTCTTTGCCACCCATGAAGACCCTAAACAACGCCATTATCTCAACCTTTATAAACTAGGTGAAGGTCCCCTTTATAGCTTCTACACCCCTTATCACCTTTGTCACTTTGAAGTTCCCCTATCAGTAGCGCGTGCCGTCCTCTTTCAGGATGCTGTTCTGTCTCCTCTAGGTGGCCCCGTTGTCGATGTCGTCACCACTGCCAAAATCAACTTGAAAGCTGGTGAAACCCTTGATGGCATTGGTCGTTACATGACCTATGGAGAATGTGAAAACTCAGAAATTGTCCACCAAGAAAACTTACTCCCAATGGGTATAGCTGAAGGATGCCGCTTGAAGCGAGATATTCCCCAGGATCAAGTCCTCACCTACGATGACGTAGAATTACCTGAAGGCAGACTCAGCGACAAACTCCGAGCTGAACAAACAGCTTATTTTGCTCCGTCAAAAACTTTAGCACTGGTCAAGTAAATTTTAGTTTTCTGGGCGCTTGAGAATGTTAACCAAACTCTCAAGCGCCCAGAAAGCTAATTTATCTTTTTGTTCAAAATGAGCTAATCTCTCTGAGTTAGCCTGATATTCTATCTTCACCTCTGATTTATCCGGTTTCATCTGATAGTTTCTAACTGAATTTTGCCAATCTAAATGACTTAGTCTCAGAGGTGCATTCATCTACTACCCCCTAATCTAGAAAAGATAATTTTTCCAGATTTTTGTGAAGGTAAGTTATGGTTCAAAATTCAAATAAACAACATAAATTAGTTGAAGCGAAGCAATTTCTTCAGATCTTTGAGCAGAGATTGCTATATATTGCCGATAAATCAGTCGGGAAATTTGAAGTCAGAAAAAATCAGCCGATGTCCTGTTAAAACATGGGTTGTTGCTAGGAAAGCTAGGGAGAGCATTTCTGCATAAAAGGTGTCAGAGGAGCGGAAATGAACAACTTGATTGAGAGATTATATAGTAAAACAATACTGATTACAGGTGCTAGCAGATTCCTGAGTTTCCATTTAGGCGATCGCGATCGCCTAAATGGCGCCCAAGTGGACACCATATTTCGCCAACTACACACATCAAATACGCACAATCTGCATTGGTGGCAGAGCAAGCTGGAAAATTTAGAAACAGTAAAAAAACTGTTGCTGACAATTAAGCCGAATGAAATGTTTCATTTGTTCGGTAACGTCACTGGCGCTGCTGGCTGGAATATGAACCAGGGCAACCCATACATAAAATTATTCCCTCTGTTATCCTCTCCTTATGACAAGATCAGCTTCCCAATCTAGCCAGCGGCAAGCAGGAATTTGAGCAGATTTAAGTCGATTTTACAGGCTAATCAGCTAAAAACTTCATTAAAAAAAGCAAAGTATAGGGGATCATCCATGAAAATTGCTCTCGTCCATGATTACTTAACCCAGCGCGGTGGCGCAGAGCGCGTGTTTGAATTGCTTTGTAAACGCTACCCCGAAGCTGATATTTTTACCTCATTATACGATCCGCAAAAAACTATTGACCTAGGTGAGCGGATGATTAACACAACATTCTTGCAAAAGATTCCGGGAGCAGCAAAGCATTTTAGGTTGATAGCTCCCTTATATTTTCCTGCCTTTCGCTCCTTAGATTTGCAAGACTATGATCTGATCATCAGCAGTAGCACTAGCTTCGCCAAAGCAGTACGAAAACGTCCAGATGCACGCCACATTTGTTTTTGTCATAATGTTACCCGTTTCTTGTGGGACACAGAAACATATTTACGAGAGTATGGAGACTATCGATATTTTGCTCCTTTAATCGAGCAAGTTTTTCAGCTAATGAGAAATGTAGACCTGAAATATGCTCAAGAACCGGATTTTTATATAGCTAATTCGAGTATTGTTGCCAGGCGAATTCAAAATATTTATGGCAAACAAGCTATTGTGATTAACTATCCAATTGATACCAGCAACTTCGTCTTTTCTGATACAAAAGACGAATACTACCTCGCCTCAGCCCGGATGATCAGCTATAAGCGTCTTGATATAATAGTCGAAGCTTTTAATTGGCTAGGATGCCGATTATTAATATCAGGTGACGGACCAGAAAAAGAAAGGTTAAAATCCAAGGCATTACCCAATATTGAGTTTTTGGGACATGTCAGTGATGGCACACGTAAAGACTTATTTTCTAAAGCAAAGTCTATTATCGTTGCCGCCTTAGAAGACTATGGATTAGTTCCAGTAGAGGCAAACGCTAGCGGAACACCAGTCATTGCCTATGGAGCAGGTGGGGTATTAGATACTCAGATACCTGGTAAAACGGGGGTCTTTTTTAAAAGACAAACCCCCGAATCTTTACAAGCTGCATTACTAGAGTCCAGGGGAATTGCTTGGAATTACGAAAATATCCGTAATCATGCTGTAACGAATTTTTCTGAACATGCATTCTTTGGTAAGGTCGAGCAAATTATCTATCAAGTGTGTGGTGTACATCAATCATTTGATTTCTTAGTTGAAGGATAATAAACGTGATTCAAAATAGTCTAAATCCACACATAACTCCAGTTCCAGAAACAGAACCAGGTTATGGACAAATGTTCGCAGTACTTGTCCGCAGATTTCCTTGGTTTTTACTAGTATTTATGAGTTCTACTGCTATCGCAGGTATAGTAACTTTTAAAACTCATCCTACTTATAAAAGCTCCATGCAGCTGCTAGTAGAGCCTAACTATCAAGGTAAGAAAGCAGGATCGGGAGTAGAAAGTCAGTTTACCGACTCTAATGTTGAAATAGACACTGCAACCCAGCAGAACTTGATGCAGAGTTCTGGACTGATCCAAAAAGCAGTTGATAAACTTCAGCCTGAATATCCAGACATCACCACAAGTGATGTTAAAAGTGCTTTAGTCTTAAGTCAATTAAGAACTAAAGAAGATAACGTCGCCACAAAAATATTCCAAGTTCAGTATACCGATATAGATCCAGAGAAGACAAAAAAAGTTCTGGCTGCTATCCGCCAAGTTTATGTGGAATATAACAAACAACAGCAGGATTCGCGGTTACAGAAAGGTCTGCAAATTATCAGGGAACAGTTAAGAAAGGCCAGTGACGAAGTAAATGCATCTGAAGCAAACCTCCAACGGTTTCGCAAAAACCAGAATTTAATCGATCCTGAGTCACAGGCTAGAGCCATCGAGGCAACTTTAAACACTATTGAGCAGGAGCGACAGACAACTCGTTCTCAATATGAAGAGGCTTTAGCACGTCAAAAATCATTGGAAGAACAGCTGAACCGATCGCCACAGAATGCCCTAGTTTCTTCTCGTCTCAGTCAGTCTAGCCGCTACCAAGGCTTACTCAACGAAATTCAGAAAACAGAACTGTCTCTAGCACAGGAACGCTTGCGTTTCACGGATGACACTCCAAGTGTGCAAAAGCTGAAAGAACAACTTCAGAGCCAAAAAGTACTGTTGCAAAAAGAAGTAGGAAGAACTTTAGGCGGACAGTCTGCTGGCGCATTCACTTTTGGAGAAACTCTTCTCGAACAAGGACAACTCGGTCAAATTGACCTCAACCTCGCAGGTCAGCTAGTAGAGACCCAGACCAATATAGTTGCTTTAAGCGCTCGCGATCAAACTTTGGCGCAGAAAGAGAACAACCTCCGTTTGGAACTCAAACGCTTTCCCTCTCTGTTGGCTTATTACAATCGCATATTACCGCAGTTACAATTTAGCCGTGAAAGATTGGAGCAATTGTTAAGGGCGGAGCAGCAATTGCGGCAGGAACTTTCTAAGGGTGGGTTTAATTGGGAAGTGGTGGAAGAACCCCAAAAAGGTGAGCAGTTGGGGCCAAACCTCCAGCAGAATCTCTTGTTGGGTGCAGTGGTGGGCTTAATGTTAGGAGGTATTGCGGCGTTTATTCGGGAAGCAGCTGATGATTCCGTTCATACCACTGCTGAGTTAGAGAAGCAAGTGGCTCTGCCGTTGTTGGGAACAACTCCGAAATTGCCTCCTGCCAAGCCCAGAGAATCAGTGATCAAATTGCCTTTCGGTAAGCCAGAAGTGCTTTCCCCCTGGACAATTCAGGTTCTACAATCCCCACCACGTTGGGAATCGCTGGATCTGATTTATAAAAATATTGAACTTTTAAATACCGTATCTGACCTAAAGTCCTTAATGGTCACCTCGGCTTTGCCGGATGATGGTAAGTCAGCTTTGGCATTGGGTCTGGCAATGAGTGCTGCCCGGTTACACAAAAGGGTACTGCTGATTGATGCCAACTTACGCGTTCCTAGCCTACATACACAACTCAATCTTCCTAATGAACAGGGGCTGTCAACACTACTAGCAAGTGATGTCACCCTACCCCATCAGATTGGTGTTCCATATTCAGGCTCATCCTACATCGATATTTTGACCGCTGGGCCAACACCTACTGACCCAGCTAATCTCTTGAGTTCCCCTCGGATGATGCAATTGATGGCAGC includes the following:
- a CDS encoding NAD(P)H-dependent oxidoreductase, producing MIILDQALKARAAAGNPIKVAMIGAGFMGRGIANQIINSVPGMKIVAISNRTIDNAKRAYLEAGIEDLKIVATVADLEDAIALGQYAVTEDAMLLCQADGIDAIIEVTGTIEFAAHLVMSAIAHHKHIILMNAELDGTIGPILKVYADRAGVILSACDGDQPGVEMNLYRFVKSIGLTPLLCGNIKGLQDPYRNPTTQEGFAKRWGQNPTMVTSFADGSKISFEQAIVANGTGMKVAKRGMLGYEYTGHIDEMTKMYDVEQLQQLGGIVDYVVGTKPGPGVFVFATHEDPKQRHYLNLYKLGEGPLYSFYTPYHLCHFEVPLSVARAVLFQDAVLSPLGGPVVDVVTTAKINLKAGETLDGIGRYMTYGECENSEIVHQENLLPMGIAEGCRLKRDIPQDQVLTYDDVELPEGRLSDKLRAEQTAYFAPSKTLALVK
- a CDS encoding glycosyltransferase, which produces MKIALVHDYLTQRGGAERVFELLCKRYPEADIFTSLYDPQKTIDLGERMINTTFLQKIPGAAKHFRLIAPLYFPAFRSLDLQDYDLIISSSTSFAKAVRKRPDARHICFCHNVTRFLWDTETYLREYGDYRYFAPLIEQVFQLMRNVDLKYAQEPDFYIANSSIVARRIQNIYGKQAIVINYPIDTSNFVFSDTKDEYYLASARMISYKRLDIIVEAFNWLGCRLLISGDGPEKERLKSKALPNIEFLGHVSDGTRKDLFSKAKSIIVAALEDYGLVPVEANASGTPVIAYGAGGVLDTQIPGKTGVFFKRQTPESLQAALLESRGIAWNYENIRNHAVTNFSEHAFFGKVEQIIYQVCGVHQSFDFLVEG
- a CDS encoding GumC family protein; translation: MIQNSLNPHITPVPETEPGYGQMFAVLVRRFPWFLLVFMSSTAIAGIVTFKTHPTYKSSMQLLVEPNYQGKKAGSGVESQFTDSNVEIDTATQQNLMQSSGLIQKAVDKLQPEYPDITTSDVKSALVLSQLRTKEDNVATKIFQVQYTDIDPEKTKKVLAAIRQVYVEYNKQQQDSRLQKGLQIIREQLRKASDEVNASEANLQRFRKNQNLIDPESQARAIEATLNTIEQERQTTRSQYEEALARQKSLEEQLNRSPQNALVSSRLSQSSRYQGLLNEIQKTELSLAQERLRFTDDTPSVQKLKEQLQSQKVLLQKEVGRTLGGQSAGAFTFGETLLEQGQLGQIDLNLAGQLVETQTNIVALSARDQTLAQKENNLRLELKRFPSLLAYYNRILPQLQFSRERLEQLLRAEQQLRQELSKGGFNWEVVEEPQKGEQLGPNLQQNLLLGAVVGLMLGGIAAFIREAADDSVHTTAELEKQVALPLLGTTPKLPPAKPRESVIKLPFGKPEVLSPWTIQVLQSPPRWESLDLIYKNIELLNTVSDLKSLMVTSALPDDGKSALALGLAMSAARLHKRVLLIDANLRVPSLHTQLNLPNEQGLSTLLASDVTLPHQIGVPYSGSSYIDILTAGPTPTDPANLLSSPRMMQLMAAFEDNYDLVLIDAPPVLGLVDAMLTASSCRSVVMVASIGRVTRTQITQATAMLSKLNLIGVVANGVSNSNSAYVPYPKQQQLALHQAVEK